ACGTCGTTTAAAAAACATCAAAGGTGATAAACCTCTAGCACAGGTATTAAAAACTTTCTACACTCCCCAAGGTGGTAAACTCTCTCTGGTGCGCGTTTGGCAGGGCAAATTAACTGATGGCATTGTCCTCAATGGCATTCGCACTGGTGGGATTTACCGCCTCATGGGACAACAACAACAGTTCGTTAATGAAGTTGGTGCTGGTGAAATTGTCGCATTGAGCCGTTTAGAAGGCATTAAGACAGGCGATACACTCTCCACAGAACAGCAATCGGCGATGGAATTACCCAAAGCTGTACAGTTGGAACCTGTGTATGCCCTCGCTATTACACCAGAAAAGCGCAACGATGAAGTTAAACTCAGCAGTGCCATTACCAAGTTGTTAGAAGAAGACTCTTCACTGGCTTGGGAACAACACGGGGATACTCACGAAGTTATCTTGTGGGGTCAAGGCGAGATTCATTTGCAAGTCACCCTAGATAGACTGCGCCGCAAATATAACTTGCCAATGACAACCCACTTGCCGCAAGTGCCTTACAAAGAAACCATCCGCAAAACGGTGGCTTCAGTTCATGGGCGCTACAAGCACCAAAGCGGTGGTCACGGACAGTTTGGTGATGTTTTTCTCGAAATCAAGCCTTTACCACGGGGTACAGGTTTTAACTTTAATGAAACTATTGTCGGCGGCGTGGTTCCGAAACAGTACATTCCTGGCGTAGAAATGGGCGTGCGGGAATTTTTGACACACGGGCCTTTGGGCTTCCCAATAGTGGATTTAGCGGTAACTCTGACTAATGGTTCGTATCACAACGTTGATAGTTCCGAACAAGCTTTTAAGCAAGCTGCCCGATTGGCAATGCAAACAGGGATATCTCAAGCGGAACCTACCCTATTAGAACCAATCTTGCGGGTGGAAGTGACAACACCGAGCGAATTTACCTCCAAAGTGCTGCAACTGTTGAGTGGTAGACGAGGGCAAATTTTAGGCTATGAGGGGAGAAACGATTGGCAAGGCTGGGATAATGTCTCTGCATACTTACCACAAGCAGAGATGCAGAATTTTATTGTAGAGCTGCGATCGCTCACTCTCGGCGTTGGTTCCTTCCACTGGGAATACGACCATCTCCAGGAAGTGCCGGAAAAACTTGCCGAACGTGTCATTCATAGCAATGGCAATGGTAGTAACGGCAACGGTAAGTAATTTTGGATTTTTTTAAAATCAAAGCCCTGTATTTAAAAGTGCAGGGCTTTTTGTTAATGAATATTTAATACACTCTGAACATGGTGTTGAAATGCTACTTCTTTTTTGCTCCAATGTTCTTGGAATATATGTATATTTTCCAATTTTATTGCCTTTCCATTTCGAGGGAACTTAATAACACAATCAAATACTTTATTAGTATCTGGGGGAGTAGCCCAATTATCAGCTATCCAAGCTACTTATACAAGACGATAAATATTAAATTCATCTCCAGCATTTTTGTCAAAAGAAAATTGCTTATCCAGTACTTTTACAATATGTGTTACTTTGCTACGTTGTCTTAAAATTATCAGTTCATCTTGTTGTGGAGTATTAGCATTTATTTCGTCTCCACCTTGAAAATTTCTCCAATGTAAAGCGAAAATCTTTAAGTCGGGATATATGGTAGGTATACTGTGATAAGCCCAATCTTCACCATTTAAAGGTTTTACGTTTTTAGTCCAAATTAATCCATTTAAATCCATAACTATTTTCCAATCTTGTTTTAAAAGAGAAGCTACAGTAATAGTTTTCCCGAAAATATTGCTAAAATAACAAAATTTTGTTTTTGTAAATATCACCAAGGCTGAGATTCCCGACTTCTTTTACAAGTCGGGAATCTTTTTCAATCTATAAAGGGATTCGTAAACCGCACGCCCTCAATCGTCGCACCTGATGCAAAATTCTCAGTGTAAACTTCTTCAATTTGGTTGAGTCGCGCCGTTGACCAAATTTGCGCGTCCCAAAACCCGAAGTGATGAGTTTCCACGCCGCGAATTGCTTCTAAGGAAATGAGCCGTGTAATATCAACGACATGGCAAGCAGCTAAATAGTTACGCATTCGTACCAGCGCTTCAGCCGGAGTTAACAACAATCGCCGAGTCCGGGTTGTGGCCATAAAAAACTCTCCCAACACCTGGGTACTAATTACCGCCTTGCCAGAACGAATCAATTGGTCAGTAAGTGCGTAGGCTTTGCCCGCCGTAGGCATCGCTCGTTCCTGTTTTGCGGTATCCAGTGGATCGTAGATGTAAACAAGAATGTTGGTATCAAGTAAAATTCTACCGTTCATACAGGTCTTCACGCTGCCAGTCCCGACCTCCAAGTTGAGCCGATCGAGTTTTGATTTGGTCAATAAATTCCCTTTCGGCTTCCCACATTGCAAGATTGGTTTGGGGTGCAGTTATTTCACCAAGATGAAGGTCAATAGCTTGGCGAATAATCTCTGCTTCACTTACACCCGCTTGTTGGGCGATCACTTTTAGCAGATGTTCTTGATGCGGTTCAATATAAATCTGCTTACGAATTTTACTCGACACAATTTAAATTGTATCTAATGTATACATTGAATTATACATTACTTTCTAGTAAGGTGCGTAGGCATCGCTCCAAGGCTGAGATTCCTGACTTCTAATAAAAGTTGGGAATCTTTTTTAATCTGTAAAAGGATTTGTAAATCTCTAACTTGTCTGAAATGATATGAGTTTCATAAAAGCATTTGGGAATTATGTGATTAAGTACATTCGTCTTAAACTCATGGGTTTTCTAGTCTCTCTTATAACTAGCCTAATTGCAATTCTCGTTTATCTCAATACAGATAGGATATCTAGTGAAAGGTCACGTTTAGCAATACGTGGAATTATGATATTAATTGGCAGTATTGCAGTACTGAATTCTTTTTCTAGGCTTTTGGTGATTGTCCCACCTGGTAATGTCGGTGTCGTCAATTTCTTTGGTGAGGTTTCCGAAACTACTCTTAATCCTGGTGTCCACTTGCTTAACCCCTTTAGCAAGGTGCTGAATTTTTCTACTCGCATTAAGGATATAAAAGAAAATGTAGATGCAACATCCCAAGAAGGTTTGAGCCTAAATCTTGATGTCAGCCTTCAGTACAAGCTCGATCCGCAAAAGGCAGCTACAGTCTATAAAACAATTGGAACTGATGAAACACAACTGGTGATTTCCAGATTCCGCTCTACCGTCCGCGCCATCACGGCAAATTACCCAGCCAATGCTATTTACTCTACCAAACGCCAAGAAATCGCCCAAAAAA
This portion of the Nostoc sp. GT001 genome encodes:
- a CDS encoding PIN domain-containing protein, whose product is MNGRILLDTNILVYIYDPLDTAKQERAMPTAGKAYALTDQLIRSGKAVISTQVLGEFFMATTRTRRLLLTPAEALVRMRNYLAACHVVDITRLISLEAIRGVETHHFGFWDAQIWSTARLNQIEEVYTENFASGATIEGVRFTNPFID
- a CDS encoding prohibitin family protein — its product is MGFLVSLITSLIAILVYLNTDRISSERSRLAIRGIMILIGSIAVLNSFSRLLVIVPPGNVGVVNFFGEVSETTLNPGVHLLNPFSKVLNFSTRIKDIKENVDATSQEGLSLNLDVSLQYKLDPQKAATVYKTIGTDETQLVISRFRSTVRAITANYPANAIYSTKRQEIAQKIDQQLTQEIPALGFIVEEALLRNIKMPDTLQAAIQNKLKTEQENQQMKFVLEKERQEAQRKLIEARGIADSQKILSGGLSNQMLQLRAIEATEKLAQSNNSKLVIIGSEKSAVPIMIQP
- a CDS encoding elongation factor G, yielding MNEKVKSGSRNVAIVGPYLSGKTTLLESLLFVTGAISRKGNIKDSNTVGDSAAESRDRHMSVEVSAASTEYNGIRFTFIDCPGSVEFAQETYNALIGVDAAIVVCEPIRERVLTLAPLFKFLDDWEIPHLVFVNKMDRANIHVLETLHALKAVSSRPLVAHQFPIMNGEQLTSFIDMVSEQAYQYHPGAPADPIPFPESLKEEEHTARAEMLEALANFDDHLLEELLEDIEPSQEEILKDLKMELGADLVVPVFFGVAEQDYGVRPLLEALLREAPEPETTAERRLKNIKGDKPLAQVLKTFYTPQGGKLSLVRVWQGKLTDGIVLNGIRTGGIYRLMGQQQQFVNEVGAGEIVALSRLEGIKTGDTLSTEQQSAMELPKAVQLEPVYALAITPEKRNDEVKLSSAITKLLEEDSSLAWEQHGDTHEVILWGQGEIHLQVTLDRLRRKYNLPMTTHLPQVPYKETIRKTVASVHGRYKHQSGGHGQFGDVFLEIKPLPRGTGFNFNETIVGGVVPKQYIPGVEMGVREFLTHGPLGFPIVDLAVTLTNGSYHNVDSSEQAFKQAARLAMQTGISQAEPTLLEPILRVEVTTPSEFTSKVLQLLSGRRGQILGYEGRNDWQGWDNVSAYLPQAEMQNFIVELRSLTLGVGSFHWEYDHLQEVPEKLAERVIHSNGNGSNGNGK